One segment of Acidovorax sp. DW039 DNA contains the following:
- the trmB gene encoding tRNA (guanosine(46)-N7)-methyltransferase TrmB yields the protein MPPAGVAFPKAIKSYVRRAGRTTTGQAKAFEELAPRFVLNYRPEPLDAATAFGRTAPLILEIGFGMGEATAHIARVRPDDNFLCCEVHEPGVGALLKRIGEQDISNIRILQHDAVEVIDHMLQPGSLDGIHIFFPDPWHKKRHNKRRLIQPPLVAKLAARLKPGGYLHCATDWQPYAEQMLEVLGQEPLLVNTAQGYAPQPEYRPLTKFENRGLRLGHGVWDIVFKRR from the coding sequence ATGCCCCCCGCTGGCGTGGCCTTTCCCAAAGCCATCAAAAGCTATGTGCGCCGCGCAGGCCGCACCACCACAGGCCAGGCCAAGGCCTTTGAAGAGCTGGCCCCCCGCTTTGTACTGAACTACCGCCCAGAGCCGCTGGACGCCGCCACGGCCTTTGGCCGCACCGCACCACTGATCCTGGAGATTGGTTTTGGCATGGGTGAGGCCACTGCGCACATTGCACGGGTGCGCCCAGATGACAACTTCCTGTGCTGTGAAGTGCATGAGCCCGGTGTCGGCGCGCTGCTCAAGCGCATTGGCGAGCAAGACATCAGCAACATCCGCATCCTCCAGCACGACGCCGTGGAAGTCATCGACCACATGCTGCAGCCCGGCAGCCTCGATGGCATTCACATCTTTTTTCCTGACCCCTGGCACAAGAAGAGACACAACAAGCGTCGGTTGATCCAGCCACCGTTGGTGGCCAAGCTGGCAGCCCGTCTCAAACCCGGTGGCTACCTGCATTGCGCTACCGACTGGCAGCCTTATGCCGAACAGATGCTGGAAGTGCTGGGACAAGAGCCCCTTCTGGTCAACACGGCACAAGGGTATGCTCCACAACCCGAATACCGCCCGTTGACCAAGTTTGAAAACCGGGGCTTGCGCCTGGGTCATGGGGTGTGGGATATCGTGTTCAAAAGACGCTAG
- the gluQRS gene encoding tRNA glutamyl-Q(34) synthetase GluQRS has protein sequence MSHDKGKPLQPSPSVPSPSGYVGRFAPSPTGPLHQGSLVAALASWLDAKAANGLWLVRLEDVDTPRCIPGADQTILQQLATCGLHPDLPPVWQSTRGALYQEALRALVTRGLAYPCACSRKEIEEALAAQGHARERHAGLPYPGTCRHGLQGRSPRAWRFLACSRIQIESASSAVGTAQAATFSIAKSIVHWTDRKLGPQQQDVDAVVGDFVLKRADGLWAYQLAVVVDDAAQGITDIVRGEDLADNTPRQILLQQALGYRTPRYLHTPLVLGTNGEKLSKQNGAAALDLSNPVEALDRAAQMLGLPALEHPHNICVGDALAQWVKAWSRIYNGAS, from the coding sequence ATGAGCCACGACAAGGGCAAGCCTCTGCAACCCTCTCCTTCCGTGCCCTCTCCCTCAGGTTACGTGGGGCGCTTTGCACCGTCCCCCACCGGTCCCTTGCACCAAGGCTCTCTGGTGGCGGCTCTGGCCAGCTGGCTGGACGCCAAGGCTGCCAACGGGCTTTGGCTGGTGCGCCTAGAAGACGTGGACACCCCACGCTGCATCCCTGGGGCAGATCAAACCATCCTGCAGCAGCTGGCCACCTGCGGCCTGCACCCCGACCTGCCACCCGTGTGGCAATCAACGCGAGGAGCGCTCTACCAGGAAGCTCTCCGCGCCCTGGTCACCCGCGGTCTGGCATACCCGTGCGCGTGCTCCCGCAAGGAGATAGAGGAAGCGCTGGCGGCCCAGGGCCATGCCCGCGAAAGGCACGCGGGCCTGCCCTACCCCGGCACCTGCAGACACGGTCTGCAAGGACGCAGCCCGCGTGCATGGCGATTTCTGGCTTGCAGCAGGATTCAGATCGAATCAGCCTCTAGCGCCGTTGGTACGGCGCAGGCAGCTACATTTTCCATAGCAAAAAGCATCGTCCACTGGACCGACCGCAAACTCGGCCCCCAGCAACAGGATGTGGATGCGGTGGTGGGCGACTTTGTGCTGAAGCGCGCAGATGGCCTGTGGGCCTACCAACTGGCCGTGGTGGTGGACGACGCCGCCCAAGGCATCACCGATATCGTGCGCGGGGAGGATCTGGCAGACAACACGCCCCGGCAAATCCTGCTGCAGCAGGCGCTGGGCTACCGCACACCGCGCTATCTGCACACGCCGCTGGTACTGGGGACCAATGGCGAAAAACTGTCCAAGCAGAACGGAGCCGCCGCACTGGACCTGAGCAACCCCGTGGAGGCATTGGACCGGGCCGCGCAGATGCTGGGCCTGCCAGCGCTGGAACATCCACACAACATTTGTGTGGGAGATGCCCTGGCGCAATGGGTCAAGGCATGGTCACGAATCTACAATGGCGCATCGTGA